Part of the Methanobacterium bryantii genome, TAACTGCCAGGTGTTCATGCAGCTGTTATCGTGATTATAAATTACACGACCCCTCATGGATAAATTACTGTCCGGTATGTCATCGACACGGTACCCTTATATTTGAAAAAACAAGCGACTGCCCAGAAGGAATGATACGTTGTACCTGTTGTGACGCTGATTTCTGTGCAGTACATGGTAAAGAACATGTTTACAGGCATCCTACATATTTGGTGCCCGCTTAATCACATGGTTAAGTGTGAAACTTCATTTTTTTAATTTTAAACTATTTATTATTATTTTATGGCTATTTTTCCAAATGTATAAATAATAAAACATCACCATCTTGAGATGGTGATTGAAGATGTTAACCTACATAATTATAGGAATAATTATACTTATTGTGGTTATTTTTGCGATTTGGATAGTTGCTATGTACAATAACCTTGTTGGATTGCGTAACAGGGTTAAAAATGCATGGTCCCAAATAGATGTTCAGCTAAACAGAAGGGCTGACCTGATACCTAATCTGGTAGAAACAGTTAAAGGATACGCTAAACACGAAAAAGGTGTATTTGAAGAGGTTACTAAGGCAAGATCTGGCCTTATGAATGCTCAAACAGTTCAAGAAAGCGCAGAAGCAAATAACATGTTAACTGGTGCTTTGAAAAGCCTTTTTGCGGTAGCAGAAAATTATCCGGATTTAAAAGCAAATCAAAATTTCAGGGACTTACAAAGTCAGCTGGCAGAAACTGAAGATAAAATAGCCTATTCTAGGCAGTTTTACAACGATACTGTGCTCATGTACAACAACAAGATCCAGATGTTTCCAAGCAACTTAATAGCACGCCAGTTTAACTTCACCGAGTCAGAATTCTTTGAAGTGGAAGAATCAGCTCGTTCAGTTCCAAAAGTGGAATTTTAATGTTGAAGGAAACTAAAGCTACGAAAAACGAAGTTTTTCGTGCATTCGAAATTCCACGAATTTCGAAAGTTTCCTTAATTACAAAAATAAAATTTTTGGAGTGATTTAATGGATAAAAAACATTTTATCTCCTTTACTTTACTATTTTTACTTACAGTCTCAGTATTTTCAACTGCAGCATTTGCAAAGGATTATTCTATACCCTCTATGGATATGGATCTCTTTCCACAGAGCGACGGGACGCTGCATGTTAAAGAAGTCATTCATTACTCGTTTACAGGGACTTACAACGGGATATATAGGGATATACCGATAAGCGGTAACCAGCAGCTGAAAAATATAAAAGTATCAGCACAAGGAGCTTATGTGGAACCTACAGTAAGTTATTCGGGAGGAATGGAACGGATAAAGATATATTTATACTCAAACTCTCAAAAAACAACTCCAATAACTGATAAAGATGTTACAGTTACCATTGAATATGACTTTTTACATGGAATTAAGTTCTACAATGATATGGCTGAACTCCAGTATAAATTAGTGGGTACTCAGTGGGACAAAGATATTGGGGCAGTTAACGCAAATATACACCTTAAATCAAGTAATGGTGTACAATACTGGTTAAATCCTCCTTATTTGGCTGAAAATTCCAGCTGGAGCGGAAACACTTTAAATGTAGTGGGTAAAACTGTTCCTTCAGGAGATTTCTTTGAACTCAGGATGGTCATACCTAAAAGTCAATTTGCAGCAAACCCCACAAATGGAGTTATAATAAACCAGGACGGCTTGAGTCAAATTGAAAAGATTCAAAATGATTATCAAAACGAATTAAACTTTAAATCAACTCTTTATGCAGTACTGGCAGTTATATTCTTACTCGCATGTTTCATACCTCTGCTTATTTACTTCCGCTATGGAAGGGAGCCAAAAATCAACTACCAGGCAGAATATGAACGGGATGTGCCAACTGATGATTTACCTGCTGTAGTAAATGCTATATCTGGTAAAGGGTTAGGCAAAAAAGTAGGCGAACCTGACATGGATGGGTTTAGAGCTACTATAATGGACCTTATAGACCGTAAATACCTTTTAATTGAGGATGTTCCAAAAACACTTGATAAGGATAAGGATAAATCTATTTCAATTAGAGTCAACGAAAACAAAAATCTGGACGAACTCACAAACTTTGAATATGATGTCATCACCATCCTGAAAAAGTTTGAAGATGACGGTGTCATTAATTTAGATAACCTTAAAAATGATTTAAAGGATCGAGAAATGGCACAGTCATTCAAAGAATCATACGGTATATGGGAAAGTGATTTAAAAAGCGAATTTTTAAACGATGGAATCATGGACCAGATATTCCTGAAGAAAGGAGACACATACCTCAAGATTTTTGGAGTAATTGGTTTAGTTGCTGCAGCAGCTACATTCTTTTTCACAATATCTGACCCTCTGCCAGCATCGGGATATGCATTATTCGCGTCATTTGTTCTGGGCATTGTGGCCATTATATCGCTCATCATGCCTCAAAAAGTTGCAGGGCAGTGGACCACCCATGGTGAAGAGTTCGATGCTAAATGGCATAATTTCAAGAAATATATCCAGGACTTCAGCCTCATAAAGGAATACCCGCCTGAATCTGTTAAG contains:
- a CDS encoding LemA family protein, giving the protein MLTYIIIGIIILIVVIFAIWIVAMYNNLVGLRNRVKNAWSQIDVQLNRRADLIPNLVETVKGYAKHEKGVFEEVTKARSGLMNAQTVQESAEANNMLTGALKSLFAVAENYPDLKANQNFRDLQSQLAETEDKIAYSRQFYNDTVLMYNNKIQMFPSNLIARQFNFTESEFFEVEESARSVPKVEF
- a CDS encoding DUF2207 domain-containing protein, with the protein product MDKKHFISFTLLFLLTVSVFSTAAFAKDYSIPSMDMDLFPQSDGTLHVKEVIHYSFTGTYNGIYRDIPISGNQQLKNIKVSAQGAYVEPTVSYSGGMERIKIYLYSNSQKTTPITDKDVTVTIEYDFLHGIKFYNDMAELQYKLVGTQWDKDIGAVNANIHLKSSNGVQYWLNPPYLAENSSWSGNTLNVVGKTVPSGDFFELRMVIPKSQFAANPTNGVIINQDGLSQIEKIQNDYQNELNFKSTLYAVLAVIFLLACFIPLLIYFRYGREPKINYQAEYERDVPTDDLPAVVNAISGKGLGKKVGEPDMDGFRATIMDLIDRKYLLIEDVPKTLDKDKDKSISIRVNENKNLDELTNFEYDVITILKKFEDDGVINLDNLKNDLKDREMAQSFKESYGIWESDLKSEFLNDGIMDQIFLKKGDTYLKIFGVIGLVAAAATFFFTISDPLPASGYALFASFVLGIVAIISLIMPQKVAGQWTTHGEEFDAKWHNFKKYIQDFSLIKEYPPESVKVWNKYLVYATALGVADQVRKTMEMSLPNDQLAQSDIFLFHYYGGYWLLSSSLDTGMNTAAAASSGGNDFGGVGGVGGGFGGGGGGAF